Proteins from a single region of Festucalex cinctus isolate MCC-2025b chromosome 19, RoL_Fcin_1.0, whole genome shotgun sequence:
- the LOC144006966 gene encoding putative 2-ketogluconate reductase isoform X3, with translation MKFKAMDGDKPWALIPEVGEKGILEPAMDILRQHFSIVQHQDFLNNPGVYGPKIQALFNWWNVPKATPVLLSSLPALKVIASGGAGYDHLDLPCIASWGVRVSNTPGVVSDCTADMAMALLLASARNIVEGHQVMMDPKTTLLPQWLGSVEVSGSTLGIIGMGKIGYKIAQRAKGFDMKILYYNRNRRSVEEEQALGASYCKNMADLLCRSDFVMLAVCLTPETTGLIGARELALMKPTATLVNISRGSVVDQDALVEALQARTIRAAALDVTYPEPLPRNHPLLGLPNVLITPHFGTSTINTIRKMVQKMVDNALAAIKGEPMPDELKC, from the exons ATGAAATTCAAA GCGATGGACGGTGACAAACCATGGGCTCTGATCCCCGAGGTGGGTGAAAAAGGCATCCTGGAGCCGGCCATGGACATATTGAGGCAGCACTTCAGCATCGTGCAACACCAGGACTTCCTGAACAACCCGGGAGTGTACGGCCCCAAAATCCAGGCGCTGTTTAATTGGTGGAACGTCCCGAAGGCCACGCCGGTGCTGCTCAGCTCGCTCCCTGCACTCAAGGTGATCGCCAGCGGAGGGGCGGGATACGACCACCTGGACCTGCCCTGCATTGCTAGCTGGGGGGTGAGGGTGTCCAACACGCCTGGGGTGGTTAGCGATTGCACGGCGGATATGGCCATGGCGCTCCTCCTCGCGTCAGCGCGCAACATCGTTGAAG GTCACCAAGTGATGATGGACCCCAAGACCACTCTCTTGCCACAGTGGCTGGGGAGTGTTGAGGTCTCGGGTTCCACTTTGGGGATCATCGGAATGGGAAAGATCGGCTACAAAATCGCTCAGCGGGCCAAAGGATTTGATATGAAGATTCTGTATTATAACAGAAACAGAAG GAGTGTGGAGGAGGAGCAGGCTTTGGGGGCCAGCTACTGCAAGAACATGGCTGACCTGCTCTGCCGCTCCGACTTTGTGATGCTGGCCGTGTGCCTGACGCCTGAGACCACCGGCCTCATTGGCGCCAGGGAGCTGGCCCTTATGAAGCCCACCGCAACGCTGGTCAACATCAGCAGAG GGTCAGTGGTGGACCAGGATGCGTTGGTTGAGGCTCTGCAAGCCAGGACCATACGAGCCGCTGCCTTGGATGTGACTTATCCTGAACCTCTACCAAG GAATCATCCTCTTCTCGGCCTTCCCAACGTGCTCATTACCCCTCACTTTGGCACCAGTACAATCAACACCATCAGAAAGATGGTGCAGAAGATGGTCGACAATGCCCTGGCTGCCATAAAAGGAGAACCCATGCCTGATGAATTAAagtgttga
- the LOC144006966 gene encoding putative 2-ketogluconate reductase isoform X2: protein MIFKKAMDGDKPWALIPEVGEKGILEPAMDILRQHFSIVQHQDFLNNPGVYGPKIQALFNWWNVPKATPVLLSSLPALKVIASGGAGYDHLDLPCIASWGVRVSNTPGVVSDCTADMAMALLLASARNIVEGHQVMMDPKTTLLPQWLGSVEVSGSTLGIIGMGKIGYKIAQRAKGFDMKILYYNRNRRSVEEEQALGASYCKNMADLLCRSDFVMLAVCLTPETTGLIGARELALMKPTATLVNISRGSVVDQDALVEALQARTIRAAALDVTYPEPLPRNHPLLGLPNVLITPHFGTSTINTIRKMVQKMVDNALAAIKGEPMPDELKC from the exons atgatttttaaaaag GCGATGGACGGTGACAAACCATGGGCTCTGATCCCCGAGGTGGGTGAAAAAGGCATCCTGGAGCCGGCCATGGACATATTGAGGCAGCACTTCAGCATCGTGCAACACCAGGACTTCCTGAACAACCCGGGAGTGTACGGCCCCAAAATCCAGGCGCTGTTTAATTGGTGGAACGTCCCGAAGGCCACGCCGGTGCTGCTCAGCTCGCTCCCTGCACTCAAGGTGATCGCCAGCGGAGGGGCGGGATACGACCACCTGGACCTGCCCTGCATTGCTAGCTGGGGGGTGAGGGTGTCCAACACGCCTGGGGTGGTTAGCGATTGCACGGCGGATATGGCCATGGCGCTCCTCCTCGCGTCAGCGCGCAACATCGTTGAAG GTCACCAAGTGATGATGGACCCCAAGACCACTCTCTTGCCACAGTGGCTGGGGAGTGTTGAGGTCTCGGGTTCCACTTTGGGGATCATCGGAATGGGAAAGATCGGCTACAAAATCGCTCAGCGGGCCAAAGGATTTGATATGAAGATTCTGTATTATAACAGAAACAGAAG GAGTGTGGAGGAGGAGCAGGCTTTGGGGGCCAGCTACTGCAAGAACATGGCTGACCTGCTCTGCCGCTCCGACTTTGTGATGCTGGCCGTGTGCCTGACGCCTGAGACCACCGGCCTCATTGGCGCCAGGGAGCTGGCCCTTATGAAGCCCACCGCAACGCTGGTCAACATCAGCAGAG GGTCAGTGGTGGACCAGGATGCGTTGGTTGAGGCTCTGCAAGCCAGGACCATACGAGCCGCTGCCTTGGATGTGACTTATCCTGAACCTCTACCAAG GAATCATCCTCTTCTCGGCCTTCCCAACGTGCTCATTACCCCTCACTTTGGCACCAGTACAATCAACACCATCAGAAAGATGGTGCAGAAGATGGTCGACAATGCCCTGGCTGCCATAAAAGGAGAACCCATGCCTGATGAATTAAagtgttga
- the LOC144006966 gene encoding putative 2-ketogluconate reductase isoform X1, with amino-acid sequence MLILSFLQAMDGDKPWALIPEVGEKGILEPAMDILRQHFSIVQHQDFLNNPGVYGPKIQALFNWWNVPKATPVLLSSLPALKVIASGGAGYDHLDLPCIASWGVRVSNTPGVVSDCTADMAMALLLASARNIVEGHQVMMDPKTTLLPQWLGSVEVSGSTLGIIGMGKIGYKIAQRAKGFDMKILYYNRNRRSVEEEQALGASYCKNMADLLCRSDFVMLAVCLTPETTGLIGARELALMKPTATLVNISRGSVVDQDALVEALQARTIRAAALDVTYPEPLPRNHPLLGLPNVLITPHFGTSTINTIRKMVQKMVDNALAAIKGEPMPDELKC; translated from the exons ATGTTGATTTTAAGTTTTTTGCAG GCGATGGACGGTGACAAACCATGGGCTCTGATCCCCGAGGTGGGTGAAAAAGGCATCCTGGAGCCGGCCATGGACATATTGAGGCAGCACTTCAGCATCGTGCAACACCAGGACTTCCTGAACAACCCGGGAGTGTACGGCCCCAAAATCCAGGCGCTGTTTAATTGGTGGAACGTCCCGAAGGCCACGCCGGTGCTGCTCAGCTCGCTCCCTGCACTCAAGGTGATCGCCAGCGGAGGGGCGGGATACGACCACCTGGACCTGCCCTGCATTGCTAGCTGGGGGGTGAGGGTGTCCAACACGCCTGGGGTGGTTAGCGATTGCACGGCGGATATGGCCATGGCGCTCCTCCTCGCGTCAGCGCGCAACATCGTTGAAG GTCACCAAGTGATGATGGACCCCAAGACCACTCTCTTGCCACAGTGGCTGGGGAGTGTTGAGGTCTCGGGTTCCACTTTGGGGATCATCGGAATGGGAAAGATCGGCTACAAAATCGCTCAGCGGGCCAAAGGATTTGATATGAAGATTCTGTATTATAACAGAAACAGAAG GAGTGTGGAGGAGGAGCAGGCTTTGGGGGCCAGCTACTGCAAGAACATGGCTGACCTGCTCTGCCGCTCCGACTTTGTGATGCTGGCCGTGTGCCTGACGCCTGAGACCACCGGCCTCATTGGCGCCAGGGAGCTGGCCCTTATGAAGCCCACCGCAACGCTGGTCAACATCAGCAGAG GGTCAGTGGTGGACCAGGATGCGTTGGTTGAGGCTCTGCAAGCCAGGACCATACGAGCCGCTGCCTTGGATGTGACTTATCCTGAACCTCTACCAAG GAATCATCCTCTTCTCGGCCTTCCCAACGTGCTCATTACCCCTCACTTTGGCACCAGTACAATCAACACCATCAGAAAGATGGTGCAGAAGATGGTCGACAATGCCCTGGCTGCCATAAAAGGAGAACCCATGCCTGATGAATTAAagtgttga
- the LOC144006966 gene encoding putative 2-ketogluconate reductase isoform X4 yields the protein MDGDKPWALIPEVGEKGILEPAMDILRQHFSIVQHQDFLNNPGVYGPKIQALFNWWNVPKATPVLLSSLPALKVIASGGAGYDHLDLPCIASWGVRVSNTPGVVSDCTADMAMALLLASARNIVEGHQVMMDPKTTLLPQWLGSVEVSGSTLGIIGMGKIGYKIAQRAKGFDMKILYYNRNRRSVEEEQALGASYCKNMADLLCRSDFVMLAVCLTPETTGLIGARELALMKPTATLVNISRGSVVDQDALVEALQARTIRAAALDVTYPEPLPRNHPLLGLPNVLITPHFGTSTINTIRKMVQKMVDNALAAIKGEPMPDELKC from the exons ATGGACGGTGACAAACCATGGGCTCTGATCCCCGAGGTGGGTGAAAAAGGCATCCTGGAGCCGGCCATGGACATATTGAGGCAGCACTTCAGCATCGTGCAACACCAGGACTTCCTGAACAACCCGGGAGTGTACGGCCCCAAAATCCAGGCGCTGTTTAATTGGTGGAACGTCCCGAAGGCCACGCCGGTGCTGCTCAGCTCGCTCCCTGCACTCAAGGTGATCGCCAGCGGAGGGGCGGGATACGACCACCTGGACCTGCCCTGCATTGCTAGCTGGGGGGTGAGGGTGTCCAACACGCCTGGGGTGGTTAGCGATTGCACGGCGGATATGGCCATGGCGCTCCTCCTCGCGTCAGCGCGCAACATCGTTGAAG GTCACCAAGTGATGATGGACCCCAAGACCACTCTCTTGCCACAGTGGCTGGGGAGTGTTGAGGTCTCGGGTTCCACTTTGGGGATCATCGGAATGGGAAAGATCGGCTACAAAATCGCTCAGCGGGCCAAAGGATTTGATATGAAGATTCTGTATTATAACAGAAACAGAAG GAGTGTGGAGGAGGAGCAGGCTTTGGGGGCCAGCTACTGCAAGAACATGGCTGACCTGCTCTGCCGCTCCGACTTTGTGATGCTGGCCGTGTGCCTGACGCCTGAGACCACCGGCCTCATTGGCGCCAGGGAGCTGGCCCTTATGAAGCCCACCGCAACGCTGGTCAACATCAGCAGAG GGTCAGTGGTGGACCAGGATGCGTTGGTTGAGGCTCTGCAAGCCAGGACCATACGAGCCGCTGCCTTGGATGTGACTTATCCTGAACCTCTACCAAG GAATCATCCTCTTCTCGGCCTTCCCAACGTGCTCATTACCCCTCACTTTGGCACCAGTACAATCAACACCATCAGAAAGATGGTGCAGAAGATGGTCGACAATGCCCTGGCTGCCATAAAAGGAGAACCCATGCCTGATGAATTAAagtgttga
- the psmg2 gene encoding proteasome assembly chaperone 2: MFITSENATPVFKDLTLVMPAVAVGNVGQLAVDLLISTFNLPRVGYLHTDCLIPMAGNNPYATGKDDAGELHTAAEVYTAPELKLAVLQIRAPVVKSKSRRFRQLLLSWIKASGFSRTLVLSSSHAYQRDDQQLQGTPLRYLVTPSLLKTSGDAFKELGWREMEKRAPLCPERLDTGAEEERLYVPGGGITKGLYMDSCTEDVPLAVLLVFCSEGDNVPDAMALVSHLDDWLHLLDNPNREGKWKIPTSWNLLFGSGIPPAIF; the protein is encoded by the exons ATGTTTATCACTTCAGAGAACGCCACGCCTGTATTTAAGGATTTGACGCTTGTTATG CCAGCGGTGGCGGTGGGTAACGTGGGTCAATTAGCAGTGGACCTCCTCATATCCACCTTCAACCTGCCCAGGGTGGGCTACCTGCACACTGACTGCCTCATCCCCATGGCGGGCAATAACCCATACGCCACTGGCAAAGACGACGCGGGGGAGTTACACACAGCCGCAGAAG TATACACCGCACCTGAGCTCAAGCTAGCGGTTCTTCAGATCAGGGCACCAGTTGTCAAG AGCAAATCCAGACGGTTCCGTCAGCTGTTGTTGTCCTGGATCAAGGCCAGCGGCTTCTCGCGGACACTGGTCCTGTCCAGCAGCCACGCATACCAGAGGGATGATCAGCAGCTACAAGG CACTCCGTTAAGGTACCTGGTCACGCCAAGCCTACTCAAGACTAGTGGTGATGCCTTCAAGGAGCTGGGCTGGAGGGAGATGGAGAAGAGGGCACCTCTTTGCCCGGAACGTTTAGACACTGGCGCAGAAGAGGAGAGACTCTACGTCCCAGGTGGAGGCATCACGAAAGGCCTCTACATGGACAG TTGCACCGAGGACGTGCCGCTGGCTGTGCTGCTCGTCTTCTGCTCGGAGGGCGACAACGTGCCTGACGCCATGGCGCTTGTCAGTCACCTGGATGACTGGCTCCACCTGCTGGACAACCCG AACCGAGAAGGCAA